The window ATGCTCTTCTATCTAAAGTCATCCTGGTACTTCTATAGGTTAGATTTAAACAACCTCTGCAACCCAGAGTGATACTATCTTCTTTTTCTATTTCAAATAACTTCATAATTCTTTTACCACATACAGGGCATATAAACCATGCTCTCTTACCCCCATAGCTATTACATGGAGTATAATCCATTTTAATTTTTACCCCTTGTATTTCTACTTCATCCACTCCAAACAAGCCTATATCCTTCATCTGACTTGATTTATAATATGGATAATGTTCTACTAAATCCTTTTGCAACGCTATTCACCTTCTTTTCTAAATAATTAACTTTTTAAAAAGAAACGCTCCATAAGTCAAATTATATATCTTAGCAATTGAAACTACTTAAATACAGCCTATTTTACCTTATGGATCTCTACTCCAATGCTCCAATAAGCCATGGCTATTGAAATTTCATCAAATATAAAGGGTTTTACTTAAGTTCATTTGAGTTGTTTTATCTTTGAGTTTGTTTTGCAAATTGAGTTGTTTGTTTTGTAAAAAAATGTGACCTAAATGTGATATATATTCTTTGTATTTTCTTTATAGAATCTTTATTTCGGAAACATATTAACTCTTATAAGCCTTAATAAATCTAAGTTTTTCTAGGTATTAAGCTTAATCTTGGTTGCAACTTTTTTAGTTATATATCAAAAAAGGAGCGCTCCTTTTTAAAAGTAACGCTCCTTTTGATATTTTCACCTTTTACTCATGCTATACAAATACTCTCATCTCTTACTACCAATTGCTATAACTTCGATTAAACAGTGCAGTTTTATGTATTATACTTAGCTTAATTAATTTAGTAAAAATACTAAGTTTTGTAAGGGAAACTTCGCTTTTTATCCAAATTTATATGGGCTAAATTGAATTTAGCCCATATAAATCTTAGCATTTATTATCATCACTTCTGTTTTGAATGAATTCATACAATCCAAATCCATACTTTTTCTCCTGCATTCTATACTTTTCCCAACCTTGAATAGAAGATTTTCTTTTAACTAATTCATAATTTAACCCATACCACTTGGATATATCTTTAAGAGTGCAACCTTTTATTCTCTTATCACATATATATGTTAGTGCAGCATTTATCCATATATCTTCATCTGATGTAAAGAAACGATTGGGCATTTTCTCTAATAACCTATTAAAACATAATCTATATGTATCTATTAACCTAGGATTTAATCTTACAATTTCTTTTATTTTTAACCAGCCTTTAGTACTTACAAAGAATTGACTACTCTTATAATTCAATCCTTTAGCCATGGCAAACTCTTTTAAAGTTTCATAATCCCCCTCTATAAACTCCTCTTGAAGTTTACTCCAATCATGTCTTTTATATTTTTCAATTACCATGAATCCATTTCTCCTTTTATATATGATTTAATTACTAAAAGCAGTTATTCATCATGAATGTTTTTATTAATTACTCATTTAAGCTGTACATTTATAAAAAGCTTCTATACTTGATACAATTGACTTTCTTCTTCTTTCTGCAGTTGACTTCCCAATGTTTAGTTCTGAAGCTATAGTATAATAACTTGCCTTATTACCATATCTAAGTTCTATGTATTCCTTTGATTCTTCATCTAGTTGATTTAATATATAATCCATTGATTCTAATTTACTTTCAATCTCTGTTAGATCCAGTTTTAATTTTATTAGTTTTTTATTAGTATCTTTAAATTCTTTCTCTACCTGTCCTATTAAATGCATCATTTCATTTTCAAAGTAACTACCATTACTCCTACTGGTTTGTACCTTTGCTACATTATAATTGACTCCCTTTATATCATGTGAATACTCATTATCTTCTCCTAATAGATTTAACATTTCCTCTATATCTGTGTTCTTTAATATATATTCGAGTTTATTTTTCTTATTTTCCAGTGTTAGAATAGTGTATTTAATCTTATCTATACCTTTTTTATCTTGATAGTATCCATATAATAGCTCTTCTATATTTCTAAAATTATCTTTTTTTAGCATTTACTCTACCTCTCTTCTTATGATCTTAGTAAATAAATCATTATTAAGCTAATTTTATTAAGTCTGTTTCTTCATTTAAGTGATTAGCAAATAGTTTAGCTGATATTTTGCCTATAGATCTGTCCCTTTTCTCTCTACACCATCTACCACTATATTTAACTAGCTCTTCTATCTGCCACCACTGTAAGCGTTCTATATATTTGCCTTCAACTATTTTTCTTTCAACTTCATCTAAAGACTTCAATGCTCTATCTATTTTTTGTATTGTAATCTTATTCTTTGCAATTTGTTTTTCTAACTTCTCTATTGTTTCTATCTTACGTATTGCTGCATCCTCTGTTATTGAAGTTATATTATATGTAGGAGATATTCTTTCTGTATCATAACTAATACCTCTAACCCCATCTGTATCAATTTTTAATTCTTCTATTTCTAATTGTATATCTCCTATACTCTCATTAAGAGCCTTATAATTGTAAAGTGTCCATTCAACCTTTTTATATAATTCCTTATCTATTTTCATATCTATATCTCTCCTTCTTCTTATCTCTATTTTTCTTTTTCTGATCCATAAGACCGTCTCTATCTTTCATAATCATTTCTAATTCTTTTAATCTCTCTGGAACCACTGCAGCTCTAGTGATTAATTCTGTAATATCTTTTCTAGCCATGGCCCCACCCTCTAACTTATCATCCTAAGTTTTTCAATTGTTTTTCTATCCAATAAATCTTCTATAGTTATTTTTTCACTAGCCTTTTCTTGTATATCTTTAAGGTCCTCCTCTACGCTGCTATACTTCTTTCTTATCCTCTCAACCTCATTAAACATATCTGAACTCATTTTTCTTATACAGCTTGCTTTTTTGCACTTATCACAACTCTTTCTATCATTGCATTCCATGTTATAGCACATGTATTTCACTCCCCTTTTAACAAATAAAAAAGGCACTCCTAGCCTAATTACTTAGGTTAGAAGTGCCTCCGTTACTCGGTCAGCACAATTTATTTAATTTTCTCTTTATATGTATTTTCTAGTTTTATAACTAAATCTCCATTTATATTTTTAATTCCCATTTCAAAAAAATTCAAATCCCCTATCTTTTCTACTGCATCTATTAATTCATCTACTTTATCAAATATCTTTTTCTTAAGTTTATTTTTATTTGCCATATATATTGCCTCCTATCTTGATATTAGATCCTTTATTCTATTTCTTATATAATCATCTTTATAGAATTTATTTCACCATCCTTAACCCCTCAAACATGCTTATTTGTCTACCTGCTTTTCTAAGGTCATCCCATCCTATAAAATCATCATCTAGTATATTCTCTATAGCTTCCATTGTAGTAGCCCAATCCTTGCCTAAAGTAGCCACCATGTTGCTCCAATCCTCTATATTATGCTTTATTAGTGTTCCATCTTGATGTATATGTCTAAGCTCATGATATATTAATGCTATCACTTGGGATTTACTCATTTTATCCGTATAATAACCTCTTATCTCCATTACATACTCATAACCTGTAATACTTTCAAGTTCTTTATTAGCTTTTTTTATTCTAGCAATCCATGGTTGCTTTGATATTCCTGGTTCCCATTCTGTATCTTCTATAAAAAGTATCTTTTCTGATTTTATATGTCTTATCTCATCAAACTTTTCTATAAGTCTTTTAGCTAAAGGCCCATATAAATAGTTCTTTATCCAGTGTTTATCTCCAAATTTACCATTATCAAGCTTTCTTATGAATCTTATTTTGCCTGAATCATATAGGTTAGCTACCGATATATTATAGCCACCTGAAAACTCTATTTTTTCAATTTCTTCTCCACTATCTTCATCAAATATTATTAATTTTCTTTTCACATTACTCCCTCCAGTCCTTCAAGATAATCAAGTACTATTCCACTTCTTGATTTTACTTCTGTCATTATCTCTACTGGTATGTAATTAAATCCTCTCTTCCCTTTGTTAGCCTTCCATCTAACCCAGTAATCAATCACCTTATTACCTTGTATCAAATATCTTTTATCAAACATCTTCATGTAACATAGAATAAAACTTACTTCCCCCATATATAATGCTTCTTTTATGTACTCAATTTGATGTGACTCTATATTTTTAAGTGGCAATCCTCTATCTTCCTTTTCAACCTCTTTACAATCAAAAGATATTGATATTCCTGGTTTAACTGTTCCCCTAAAATCTAAAGTTGATTTACCTACTGGAAATGCAGATACTATTTTCTTTCCTTGTCTTTTCACTTGCCATGGAGTACTAATCTTTTGTATTAGAGCTATCCCTCTATTTTTATAACCCTCATTAGCTTTTATTATTTCTTCCTCAAACAACATACCTTTATTAGCCATCTTATAATTTTTTATATAACCTGTATCTCTCATAATCGCTCCCCTTGATATATCCATTTATTCTATTAAAACTTAATTTCAAATTTCCCCGATTTTACTTCTACTCCTAAGCCTTCTATGTCTAATACTTCTCCAGTAGTCTTATTTATTATCTGTCCATCTGCTATTGCTAAATTCTTTTTAAGATCTCCCCATGCTAGATCCTCTTTAGTTTTTATATAATCTTCATATCCTTCTAATTTTTTAAGATTCTCTAAAACTTTCTCTTTATCTAATTTGAAATCTTCTTTATCTTTTTTTATAACTAACTTTCCACTTGGTAAACTATAAGTCTTTTGAGTCTTTGTATCTTTAGTTTTAACTGTTTCTATATACTCTCTCAATTTACTTTCAAAGAAACCTGTCTCATTCTCCATTTTCTTTTTCTCTTGATCTAATGCTGCTTTAACTTGCTCTATTTTTGCCATGGCTACTTTTTCAAATCTTTCATATTCCTCTCTAGATTCTTTTATCTTATCAAGTGCCCAATCAGCTGTATTGTCGTTATCTATCTTCCAAGTTTCTCTTTCTTCTTCCTCTACACTTAAAAATATATCTGATAATCTATAATTTTCATTCACTATATTTTCCTCCTCAATCACCTCAATGGTAATATGTGTTAATTTGTTATATACTAGTTCTATATTTTTAATTAAGAAAGGTGGTTTTAAATATTGTCTATTCTAATATTAAAGCTTTTAGCAGCTACTATTCCTGCCATAATTCTTTATTTTTTTAATATAGAATTTAATTATAAAACCAAACTTTCAAAACTAAATAGATCAATAATTTGTGCTTTATTTATAATTACAATTGCAGTTAATCATTTTATTACTGGTAATGATTTATTAGATAGCCCTGTTGGAATTTCTATATACCTTTGTTTTATTTATATGTTATTCTAATAATTTATATCTAAAACTTCATAGTTTTAGTTTTCAACTCTGCTTTTACTTGCTCGATTACTTCAAGCCATGGCTTATGACTTTCCTTTTGTATTCTTTTTTCAATTAACTTCACTGTCTCAAGTAAAAACTCCCATATTTCCTCCTATACTAAATTTCTAATCCATGTTCTACTAAATGAAAATTTGAACCTAACCTATCCCCTTTAAGAATTATTCTATCCTCTAAAACAGATACTTGATTTACATCATTTACCCCACATATAAAACAACCTTCATCTTCATTTCCAAACACCAACTTTTCATCTTTGATAAAGTAATAATCTATACCATGGATAGTTTTATTAAACTCTTCAAGAATGTTGTTTAACATATTATGCATATTGAACTTTTCTTTTTTTATGTAAAACCAATTCCCTTTAGAATCAGCACATATACTTGCTTGTTCTCCTTTTATATTTTTTAAATCAATGATTAGTTTATCAACCTCATTAGATCCTTTTTCTTTTATATCTACATTAACTATGCTCATACCTATTAACCCTTTAATATCTTCTGCATCATGTATTTCTTGTAATTTCATATTTATTTCCCCCTTATTTCTTGTATCTTAATTTTGTTGTTATCTATAATTTAGGTGAACAATATGGTCAGGTTTATAAAATACGTCCTATTGTAACTCCAACTACAATTCCAATAACCAAAACAACCACTCTACTATGAAGATACATTGCATTTTCTGATTGTATGCACCTCAAGGTCATTATTTTCATATCAAATTCCTCAATCTTTTTTTCAAGTTTTTCAATCCTTTTTTCTAGTTCCATTGTTCCTTCTTCCCTATCTCTTATTGAATTTATTTACTTAGTTTATCTATGCATTTGCTGCATATATTCTTACCTTCAAAATACTTTGTATCTTTAGCTTCCCCACAAAATACACAGCTTGGCTCATATTTTTTTAATACTATCCTTTCTCCATCAACATATATTTCAATTGGATCCTTATCTGCTACATTTAATGTTTTTCTAAGTTCTGCAGGTAAAACTATTCTTCCTAATTGATCTACCTTTCTAACTATTCCTGTTGATTTCATATTCAATCTCCTTCGATTTGTTTTTATATTATTTAACCTTTTGTATTAAGCTAACTTAATTTTCAACTCTCCTTTTGGCGTACATTTACTAAAGCATTCTCTTAATCCTGATGGATGTTCAAATACATATAAATTCTCTGTTTCACATACGAATAGTAGTCTTTTATTATTTGACTTTCTTCCTCTTCTATTTGTTAAGTCATAACAGCTAGATTCTGTTGTTTCTACTAGGTATACATCCCCTGGGGTTAATACAATTTTTCTATGATTTAATATTGATTTAGTATCAATTGGATTTACTGTGCAAGGTATTCTTGCCATTGCTCTTCCCCCTTGTTAAATAACTAGTTTATTTAATCTATGATTAAAGTTTTTTCCTACAAACTCAATGATTTTACTCTCACACATTTCTATAATTCTACTTCCTATAGCTTCATCAATATTTAGCAGATTATCTGATGTGTACTCGCTAGATACTATAATTGGAGCACCTTTTAAATACCTGTAATTAATTAACTCGAACATAATATTTATATCTGATTCAGTTACTTTCCCTTTGAATAAATCATCTATAAGCAGCACTGTAGCATTCTTATATTTTGATATCTCCCTTTGGTAGTAATATTCATCAATCATATTTTGCTTAATTTGAGTTATAAAGTCTCTATATTGCATGTATAGGACACCAATGTTTTTTGACATTAAAGCATTTGCTATGGCTATAGATAAATGAGTTTTACCCGCGCCCACTTGTCCTAATAAAGCTATTGAGCTTTGCTTATCAAAGTTAGCTATATAATTTACAGCCTTCTTCTTAGCTTTTGCAGTAAGTTCATTAGTAGCTTTATAATTCTTCAAGGTCTTTTCTCTGAACGCCTCAGATATTCCACTATTTTTTAAAATCCTCTCATACTGCTTTCTTTCTCTACACTGGCAATACTCCATAGCATCTAGTTTTGGATCATATATCATTTCTCTATCCTTGCATTTAGGACAATCATATTCCGAGTTCATCAATGAGCTTGTTGAGTTGTTCATCGTTAAGTTCTGCGACTTCATCACTGAGTTTGCACTCTGGTGGCTTGTATCCCTCAAAAGAGTTTGCACTCTCTTTTTTAGAAGTGTCTCTATATCCATTTCTAACAACTCCCTTACTGTTTTTCTTTTCTTGATAGTCTCTTTCATAAGCTTCAACAGCTTCTAAGGTTAGTAAGTTATTCTCTCTCCATCGTTTTAATACACCTTCGATATAGGCTAGATACCTCTTTGAGTTACAAACTGCTATTTCAATTGCTCTTATGATTAATCTATAATCCATCTGATCATCATCTAGATAAGCTATTAACTTTTGAGCTTCAATTGGAGTTATTGGATGAATATTTTGATCGAATACTTTTTTTATTTCTGAGAACTCCTTATTACTACTACAAAAACTCTTTGTAGTAATCTTTGGTATTGCTCCGTCACTGTGTCGGTGTGAGCCGTCACCATGACTTTTTAAAACGTCATCTTGACTTTCCGAAATGTCACTCGAAGGGTTGCTATCGTCATTTTGTCCTTTGTTGGTTCTTAAAGCTTCATAGTAAAAATTAATGTCTATTTTATAATTTTGTAGTGTATATCCTTTTTCAAATAAAGCTTTTATTAGATTCATGAAATTTACTCTATATTGATATGTCCTGTCATACTTATATTTAGGGTTTCTTCTTCTATCTAAGTAGCCTTTTTCAACTAAGTTATCTAATTTACGATTTATTGTTTTTTCCGATGCTATATCCATTAATTCTTCTTTTAATTCTGATGCTTTTTTATAGATCCATCCGTTATTTAGCTCCTGTATTAATTCATTTTTTTCTTTGTATTGTTTAACTCTTTCATTTTCTTCGTTTATGAATTTATCAAAATCTTGTACTTTTTCACTCCAATAAATCATTTGATTTAATAAAATAGCTTCTAACATTTC is drawn from Tepidibacter hydrothermalis and contains these coding sequences:
- a CDS encoding putative metallopeptidase, producing MKRKLIIFDEDSGEEIEKIEFSGGYNISVANLYDSGKIRFIRKLDNGKFGDKHWIKNYLYGPLAKRLIEKFDEIRHIKSEKILFIEDTEWEPGISKQPWIARIKKANKELESITGYEYVMEIRGYYTDKMSKSQVIALIYHELRHIHQDGTLIKHNIEDWSNMVATLGKDWATTMEAIENILDDDFIGWDDLRKAGRQISMFEGLRMVK
- a CDS encoding Holliday junction resolvase RecU — its product is MRDTGYIKNYKMANKGMLFEEEIIKANEGYKNRGIALIQKISTPWQVKRQGKKIVSAFPVGKSTLDFRGTVKPGISISFDCKEVEKEDRGLPLKNIESHQIEYIKEALYMGEVSFILCYMKMFDKRYLIQGNKVIDYWVRWKANKGKRGFNYIPVEIMTEVKSRSGIVLDYLEGLEGVM
- a CDS encoding ATP-binding protein — protein: MKSQNLTMNNSTSSLMNSEYDCPKCKDREMIYDPKLDAMEYCQCRERKQYERILKNSGISEAFREKTLKNYKATNELTAKAKKKAVNYIANFDKQSSIALLGQVGAGKTHLSIAIANALMSKNIGVLYMQYRDFITQIKQNMIDEYYYQREISKYKNATVLLIDDLFKGKVTESDINIMFELINYRYLKGAPIIVSSEYTSDNLLNIDEAIGSRIIEMCESKIIEFVGKNFNHRLNKLVI
- a CDS encoding DnaD domain-containing protein — encoded protein: MDKLRKVVIKEEYIAITGEMLEAILLNQMIYWSEKVQDFDKFINEENERVKQYKEKNELIQELNNGWIYKKASELKEELMDIASEKTINRKLDNLVEKGYLDRRRNPKYKYDRTYQYRVNFMNLIKALFEKGYTLQNYKIDINFYYEALRTNKGQNDDSNPSSDISESQDDVLKSHGDGSHRHSDGAIPKITTKSFCSSNKEFSEIKKVFDQNIHPITPIEAQKLIAYLDDDQMDYRLIIRAIEIAVCNSKRYLAYIEGVLKRWRENNLLTLEAVEAYERDYQEKKNSKGVVRNGYRDTSKKESANSFEGYKPPECKLSDEVAELNDEQLNKLIDELGI
- a CDS encoding host-nuclease inhibitor Gam family protein, giving the protein MNENYRLSDIFLSVEEEERETWKIDNDNTADWALDKIKESREEYERFEKVAMAKIEQVKAALDQEKKKMENETGFFESKLREYIETVKTKDTKTQKTYSLPSGKLVIKKDKEDFKLDKEKVLENLKKLEGYEDYIKTKEDLAWGDLKKNLAIADGQIINKTTGEVLDIEGLGVEVKSGKFEIKF
- a CDS encoding AbrB/MazE/SpoVT family DNA-binding domain-containing protein, with the protein product MKSTGIVRKVDQLGRIVLPAELRKTLNVADKDPIEIYVDGERIVLKKYEPSCVFCGEAKDTKYFEGKNICSKCIDKLSK